From Pandoraea vervacti, the proteins below share one genomic window:
- a CDS encoding CysB family HTH-type transcriptional regulator: MNLHQFRFVREAVRQNFNLTEAAKALFTSQPGVSKAIIELEEELGVDIFARHGKRIRNLTEPGRIIFESVERILMEVESLKRIGKDYAAQDQGSLTIATTHTQARYSLPHAVAEFKKRYPKVRLSILQGSPTQIAEMVLHDQADLAIATEAIAGYKDLVSLPCYQWQHVAVVPPDHPLLQLPSVGIEDLAKYPMITYDPQFAGRAKIDQAFALRHMQPDIVLEAIDADVIKTYVELGLGVGILAGVAFDPERDRNLRAIQVGHLFGTNVTRVALKQGAYLRGYVFTMVELLSPILTRKLVEQALRGEHESYEL, translated from the coding sequence ATGAACCTGCACCAGTTCCGCTTCGTGCGCGAGGCCGTCCGCCAGAATTTCAACCTGACGGAGGCCGCCAAGGCACTCTTTACCTCCCAGCCGGGCGTCTCCAAGGCCATCATCGAACTCGAAGAAGAGCTCGGCGTGGACATCTTTGCCCGGCACGGCAAGCGCATCCGCAATCTGACCGAACCCGGGCGGATCATCTTCGAGTCCGTCGAGCGCATATTGATGGAGGTGGAAAGCCTCAAGCGGATCGGCAAGGACTACGCCGCCCAGGATCAGGGCAGCCTGACCATAGCCACGACGCACACGCAGGCGCGCTACTCGCTGCCGCACGCCGTGGCCGAGTTCAAGAAGCGTTATCCGAAGGTGCGCCTGTCGATTCTGCAGGGCAGCCCGACGCAGATCGCCGAGATGGTGCTGCACGATCAGGCGGATCTGGCCATCGCGACGGAAGCCATCGCCGGCTATAAGGATCTGGTGTCGCTGCCTTGCTATCAGTGGCAGCATGTGGCGGTGGTGCCGCCCGATCACCCGCTGCTGCAATTGCCGTCCGTCGGCATCGAGGATCTGGCGAAGTATCCGATGATCACTTACGACCCGCAGTTTGCCGGGCGCGCCAAGATCGATCAGGCGTTTGCGCTGCGCCATATGCAGCCGGACATCGTGCTCGAAGCCATCGACGCCGACGTCATCAAGACGTACGTCGAACTCGGGCTGGGCGTGGGGATTCTGGCGGGCGTGGCGTTCGATCCGGAGCGCGACCGCAATCTCCGGGCCATTCAGGTCGGACATCTCTTCGGCACCAACGTGACACGCGTCGCCCTCAAGCAGGGCGCCTATTTGCGCGGCTACGTTTTCACGATGGTTGAGCTGCTTTCACCGATCCTCACGCGCAAGCTGGTGGAACAGGCCTTGCGCGGCGAGCACGAGAGTTACGAGCTTTGA